In Pongo abelii isolate AG06213 chromosome 22, NHGRI_mPonAbe1-v2.0_pri, whole genome shotgun sequence, the following are encoded in one genomic region:
- the LOC112130464 gene encoding keratin-associated protein 21-1, with the protein MCCNYYSNPCGYGSGCGCGCGSGYGCGYGSGYGCGYGTGYGSGSGCVCGYGTGYGSGFGSRCGCGYGTGYGCGYGSGSGYCGYPPFCFRRCYSSC; encoded by the coding sequence ATGTGTTGCAACTACTACAGCAACCCCTGTGGCTATGGCTccggctgtggctgtggctgtggctctGGTTATGGCTGTGGCTACGGCTCCGGCTATGGCTGTGGCTATGGAACTGGCTACGGCTCTGGCTCTGGCTGTGTCTGTGGCTATGGAACTGGCTATGGCTCTGGGTTTGGCTCTCGCTGTGGCTGTGGTTATGGAACTGGCTATGGCTGTGGATACGGCTCTGGCTCTGGCTACTGTGGCTACCCGCCATTTTGCTTTAGAAGATGCTATTCTTCCTGCTAA